From the genome of Parazoarcus communis, one region includes:
- a CDS encoding flagellar protein FliT, with protein sequence MLTLEASNQLLSAYEAMALAAQQNDWDRLAELGRTAEEIRRAAQRAAVPVDQSPASMEQIAKTVSRILELDQEIRIHAEPALESTRKLLSGAVRDNAVRNAYGNPGL encoded by the coding sequence ATGTTGACACTGGAAGCGAGCAACCAACTGCTGAGTGCGTATGAGGCAATGGCCCTCGCCGCGCAGCAGAATGACTGGGACCGCCTTGCAGAGCTGGGTCGCACGGCGGAAGAGATCCGGAGGGCGGCACAAAGGGCGGCCGTACCCGTCGATCAATCGCCCGCGAGCATGGAGCAGATTGCCAAAACGGTAAGCCGCATCCTTGAACTCGACCAGGAAATCCGGATCCACGCAGAACCGGCGCTGGAGAGTACACGCAAGCTGCTTTCCGGAGCCGTACGGGACAACGCAGTCCGTAACGCGTACGGCAATCCGGGCCTGTAA